The following are encoded together in the Brassica napus cultivar Da-Ae chromosome A9, Da-Ae, whole genome shotgun sequence genome:
- the LOC125578670 gene encoding probable methyltransferase PMT2 — MAIKSTSADNKTRSSVQIFIVFSLCCFFYILGAWQRSGFGKGDSIALEMTNSGADCNIVPSLNFETHHAGESSISGSSAKVKTFEPCDALYTDYTPCQDQRRAMTFPRDSMIYRERHCAPESEKLRCLVPAPKGYVTPFSWPKSRDYVPYANAPYKALTVEKAIQNWIQYEGEVFRFPGGGTQFPQGADKYIDQLASVIPMGNGTVRTALDTGCGVASWGAYLWSRNVRAMSFAPRDSHEAQVQFALERGVPAVIGVLGTIKLPYPTRAFDMAHCSRCLIPWGANDGMYLMEVDRVLRPGGYWILSGPPINWKINYKAWQRPKEQLQEEQRKIEEAAKLLCWEKKYEHGEIAIWQKRVNDDACRSRQDDPRANFCKTDDTDDVWYKKMEACITPYPETSSSDEVAGGELQVFPDRLNAVPPRISSGSISGVTVDAYEDDNRQWKKHVKAYKRINSLLDTGRYRNIMDMNAGFGGFAAAIESQKLWVMNVVPTIAEKNRLGVVYERGLIGIYHDWCEAFSTYPRTYDLIHANHLFSLYKNKCNVDDILLEMDRILRPEGAVIIRDDVDTLIKVKRIISGMRWDSKLVDHEDGPLVNEKVLIAVKQYWVTNSTSAQ, encoded by the exons ATGGCGATAAAGTCGACCTCTGCTGATAACAAAACCAGAAGCTCTGTTCAGATCTTCATTGTCTTCAGCCTATGTTGCTTCTTCTACATCCTCGGAGCATGGCAACGAAGCGGCTTCGGCAAAGGAGACAGCATAGCTCTCGAGATGACAAACAGTGGAGCTGACTGCAACATCGTCCCAAGCCTCAACTTCGAGACACACCACGCAGGAGAGTCGAGCATCTCTGGTTCCTCAGCAAAGGTCAAAACTTTTGAACCGTGCGATGCTCTTTACACTGATTACACTCCCTGCCAAGACCAGAGGCGTGCGATGACGTTCCCAAGAGACAGCATGATTTACCGGGAAAGGCATTGCGCTCCGGAGAGCGAGAAGCTTCGTTGCCTTGTGCCTGCGCCTAAGGGATACGTGACGCCGTTCTCTTGGCCTAAGAGTAGAGACTATGTGCCTTATGCTAATGCGCCGTATAAGGCCTTGACTGTTGAGAAGGCGATTCAGAATTGGATTCAGTATGAGGGTGAGGTTTTTAGGTTCCCTGGAGGTGGGACTCAGTTCCCTCAGGGGGCTGATAAGTATATTGATCAGCTTGCTTCTGTGATACCGATGGGGAATGGTACTGTTAGGACTGCTTTGGACACTGGTTGTGGG GTTGCAAGCTGGGGAGCGTACTTATGGAGCAGGAATGTACGTGCAATGTCTTTTGCACCAAGAGATTCACACGAGGCTCAGGTTCAGTTTGCTTTAGAGAGAGGTGTTCCTGCTGTTATTGGTGTTCTTGGTACCATTAAGTTGCCGTATCCAACACGGGCCTTCGACATGGCTCATTGCTCaagatgtttgattccatgggGAGCAAATG ATGGGATGTACTTGATGGAAGTTGACCGTGTGCTTAGACCTGGTGGATACTGGATTCTCTCTGGTCCTCCAATCAACTGGAAGATCAACTACAAGGCGTGGCAACGTCCCAAGGAGCAGCTTCAAGAGGAACAAAGAAAGATTGAGGAAGCTGCTAAGCTTCTTTGTTGGGAGAAGAAGTATGAGCACGGTGAGATCGCCATTTGGCAGAagagagtcaatgatgatgcaTGCCGTTCAAGACAAGATGATCCTAGAGCCAACTTCTGCAAAACTGATGACACCGATGATGTCTGGTACAAGAAAATGGAGGCATGCATTACACCTTATCCAGAGACAAGTAGCTCAGATGAGGTAGCTGGAGGAGAACTTCAGGTTTTCCCTGATAGACTCAACGCAGTTCCGCCTAGGATCTCTAGCGGTTCCATCTCTGGTGTCACGGTCGATGCCTATGAAGACGATAACAGACAGTGGAAGAAACATGTGAAAGCCTACAAGAGAATCAACAGTCTACTTGACACCGGGAGGTACCGTAACATCATGGACATGAACGCAGGGTTTGGTGGCTTTGCTGCTGCTATAGAATCACAAAAGCTTTGGGTTATGAATGTTGTTCCCACCATTGCTGAAAAGAATAGACTTGGAGTTGTTTATGAACGAGGACTCATTGGaatctatcatgactg GTGTGAGGCTTTCTCTACATACCCGAGAACATATGACTTAATCCATGCGAACCACCTCTTCAGTCTGTACAAAAACAA GTGCAATGTTGATGACATTCTTCTGGAGATGGATAGAATACTCCGTCCAGAAGGAGCGGTTATTATCCGGGACGATGTGGACACATTGATCAAGGTGAAGAGAATCATATCTGGAATGAGATGGGACTCTAAGCTGGTTGATCATGAGGATGGTCCTTTAGTTAATGAGAAGGTTTTGATTGCTGTGAAGCAGTATTGGGTCACTAACTCCACCTCGGCTCAGTGA
- the LOC106443056 gene encoding protein FEZ-like, translated as MGERNVDGDQKMEEVLLPGFRFHPTDEELVSFYLKRKVQHHPLSIELIRQLDIYKYDPWDLPRFAMTGEKEWYFYCPRDRKYRNSSRPNRVTGAGFWKATGTDRPIYSSEGNKCIGLKKSLVFYQGRAAKGVKTDWMMHEFRLPSISEPTPSSKRFFDSPVSPNDSWAICRIFKKSNTTSLKALSHSFVSSLPSDTSIDTMSNQKPSNTSHFSSDLKTSSHFQFHHENTNKIPKTSSSTTPLAAPISPFSYLDFTSYEPTNDFNPVSCLDQQYLTNLFLAPQEIQAQFPRLASSNEFPSFLLNMPSSYSSFLGECNGKIDLSAVLTQEQCPDLVSLPQEYQEKGLEGNGEMRNMHSFNEDLHSHCATLRSGDIASTVEEKHPHHYQDVKHNMTLLESYYSSLSSVNGDLPACFSTT; from the exons ATGGGAGAGAGAAACGTTGATGGTGATCAGAAAATGGAGGAAGTATTGTTGCCCGGATTTAGGTTTCATCCAACCGACGAAGAGCTTGTAAGCTTCTACCTGAAGCGGAAGGTTCAACACCATCCTCTCTCCATTGAACTCATAAGACAACTCGATATCTACAAATACGACCCCTGGGATCTTccaa gGTTTGCAATGACGGGTGAAAAGGAATGGTATTTTTACTGTCCGAGGGACAGGAAGTATAGGAATAGCTCGAGGCCGAACCGAGTGACTGGAGCTGGTTTCTGGAAAGCCACGGGAACAGACAGGCCGATATACTCGTCGGAAGGAAACAAATGCATAGGTCTAAAGAAGTCACTGGTGTTCTACCAAGGAAGAGCTGCGAAAGGAGTTAAGACTGATTGGATGATGCATGAGTTTCGTTTGCCTTCTATCTCGGAGCCAACTCCTTCTTCTAAGAGGTTCTTCGATTCGCCTGTCTCTCCAAAC GACTCGTGGGCTATATGCAGAATCTTCAAAAAGTCAAACACAACGAGCCTAAAAGCTCTCTCTCACTCCTTTGTTTCCTCGTTACCATCAGACACAAGCATCGACACAATGTCCAACCAAAAGCCATCAAACACATCACACTTTTCTTCAGACCTCAAAACTAGCTCTCACTTCCAGTTTCACCATGAGAACACGAACAAAATTCCCAAAACTAGTAGTAGTACAACTCCTCTTGCTGCCCCTATAAGTCCATTCTCTTACTTGGATTTCACTTCCTACGAGCCCACCAACGATTTCAATCCGGTTTCATGTTTAGACCAACAATACCTCACAAATCTCTTTCTTGCTCCACAAGAAATACAAGCTCAGTTTCCAAGGCTCGCCTCGTCTAATGAATTCCCCTCGTTTCTCCTAAACATGCCATCATCATATTCGAGCTTCTTGGGAGAATGCAACGGCAAGATCGACCTCAGTGCGGTGTTGACCCAAGAGCAGTGTCCTGATCTTGTAAGCCTACCACAAGAGTATCAAGAAAAGGGACTCGAAGGAAATGGGGAAATGAGGAACATGCATAGTTTCAATGAAGATCTTCATAGTCACTGTGCCACACTCAGGTCTGGTGATATTGCTTCAACAGTTGAAGAGAAACATCCTCACCATTATCAAGACGTGAAACATAACATGACATTGTTGGAGAGTTATTATTCTTCTTTGTCATCCGTTAATGGAGATTTGCCAGCTTGTTTCTCCACAACTTGA